One stretch of Arachis duranensis cultivar V14167 chromosome 1, aradu.V14167.gnm2.J7QH, whole genome shotgun sequence DNA includes these proteins:
- the LOC107473099 gene encoding RING-H2 finger protein ATL63 codes for MNTLSQIFQNMFSDNSNIMLAAIISLLLVILFVLLLHLYAKWFLAQAQAQANARRRRRRRRRAATVTVSDVLGPARFHHFHSFNIEDSPIFPSSSSSHHNTSKGLDSSIIARIPLFIYTTTNSEVLKGSEEVENSDELECVICLSSFEDGEMGRCLPKCGHGFHVDCIDMWLNSHSNCPICRAPIILSSGIVVENDNSQLGSVIDDGGDHNDHDHDHVHVHNVDDGSGASAFVEIVVDDFGQSSEIRENNENGERVSSSSDSSVSETETSTSLVIVGCSLKRMLSKVFPSSNNANVNELQT; via the coding sequence atgaaCACTTTGAGTCAAATATTCCAAAACATGTTCTCAGACAACAGCAACATAATGCTTGCAGCCATAATATCTTTGCTCCTTGTAATCCTCTTTGTCCTTCTCCTCCATCTCTATGCTAAATGGTTCCTAGCTCAGGCTCAGGCTCAGGCAAATGCTCGCCGCCGCCGTCGTCGCCGCCGCAGAGCAGCCACAGTAACCGTTTCTGATGTTCTTGGCCCTGCAAGGTTCCACCACTTCCACAGCTTCAACATAGAAGATTCACCAATATTCCCATCATCATCAAGTTCTCATCACAATACATCAAAAGGGTTAGATTCTTCTATCATTGCAAGAATTCCACTTTTCATTTATACTACTACTAATTCAGAAGTATTGAAAGGTAGTGAAGAagttgagaatagtgatgagctTGAGTGTGTGATTTGTTTGAGTTCTTTTGAAGATGGAGAGATGGGAAGGTGTTTACCAAAATGTGGACATGGTTTTCATGTTGATTGCATTGATATGTGGCTGAATTCTCATTCAAATTGTCCAATTTGCAGGGCTCCAATAATTCTTAGTAGTGGGATTGTTGTTGAGAATGATAATTCCCAATTAGGTTCTGTTATTGATGATGGGGGTGATCATAATGATCATGATCATGATCATGTTCATGTTCATAATGTTGATGATGGTAGTGGTGCCTCTGCTTTCGTTGAGATTGTGGTTGATGATTTTGGTCAAAGTTCTGAGATTAGAGAGAATAATGAAAATGGAGAAAGAGTGAGTAGTAGCAGTGATTCTTCTGTCTCAGAAACAGAAACCTCAACATCTTTGGTAATTGTTGGTTGTTCTTTGAAGAGAATGTTGAGCAAAGTTTTTCCATCTTCTAATAATGCAAATGTAAATGAATTACAAACTTAG